The genomic region ACAGGATGTGTTCTCAAGCAGCCCCAGTGTTTTATGTCCCATTTGGGTGTGCCCTGTTTGCCACATGTATGAATCATAtgatatttgatatctaatgatTGTCGCTGTAATGACACAAACCATTGTTTTATTCTTATACAaaagttttattgtttttgttttactggGTGGATGATAGACTTCattatgttatttttctttgtttgatatttatggtaatgtttgttttgatTCCATTAGGATTTTGGTAGGAACCTTTGTCATACACGTTTCTCCATCGACGGACTGTTTTAGTCGTAGCACAAAGTCACCCTCTTCCGCCGCACGTGAACTGTAGGGAATGGTGAACGTGTTGCCCTCATCCAAATACATACCTTCTCCCTAAATCATTTTAACCATATGGTTATTGCAAGTGACATCATGGAGCTAGTGGAGGAGGACGAGATGTTCAGCGAGGATTCAGAAGACGAACACGGCGAAATGACGGACAATGTGGTGAGTTATTTCGACATAGTCTGCTAACTGTTAGCACACCATGCGTGGTGGCCATGGTTGTTAGTATACAGTTCTGATTGTAAAAGACACCAGTCGTTGAAACCCTCTCAAGATAACGCGCTTTTAAAACGGCACAATGGTTTCCGCTCTGAAATAAGCCAACTTATTTGGAACGATCGTGTTCATAACCGATTTGTACTTGTGTGTGTTCGCGCGAGTTGAATGGAAGCACATCCAGAATGATTGTTTgcctgtccgtccgtctgtctgtctgtcgccTGTGTGTTTAGCTCCAAGAAGCTTTCGTAAAAGGCTTGTTGAAGCCCGGAATGAACGTGATGGTGGATAAACCCCATAAGTTCATCAACAATGTGGTAAgacttgtttgtttacatcattTGAATGAACccatatagatatatatgtgACTAATTCCATTGACGTTATTCTTCAATGCAGGCGGGCATGAAACAGTGTTTGGCTGACTTGAAGAAAGACCTCCCCTGGGTGGAGAGGTTGGACCTCACTAACCCGCCGGTGGACGATGTCATCTCTAAGCTTGGAGGGAATATGCAAAGTGGCAGCATTGGAGAAGTCAATGCAGATGACGATTTTCAGAGGGAGATGTTCTTGTGAGTGACAACTTTTGATTTCTTCTTAGTggcataaaaatgtgtttgacaATAAAATGATTGATTTGCTCTGTCAAATGCCTTGGCAGCTACCGCCAAGCGCAAGCCACGGTTCTTGAAGCGCTGCCTCTTTTGAACAAGCACGGCATTCCCACCAAGAGGCCAGATGACTACTTTGCTGAGATGGCCAAGTCTGATCAACAAATGCAAAAGGTGACTTCACTACTCTTCATTTTATTGGGACTTGGATTACAAGGGGTGGGAAATTTACCGTCATTGGATGAAAGCAAGAGCTAATGGGTATTACTAATGATACAAATTTGCTGGTTAACAAATGCAGACATTTTGATTCTGAGCAATATGACAACTCTTATTTCATGCAACTATTTGCGCACTCCTCTTTTCTTGTCTCTTTCTCCTTCCAGATCAGGAAGAAGCTGCTTTCAAAACAGGCAGCAATAGAGAAGTCAGAGAAGGCAAAGAAGTTACGCGAGCAAAGGAAATTTGGCAAAAAGGTTCTTTTCCAATATTATCTATTTGGAAAGTGGATGAAATTCCACTCTGTACAGTCTTTTAAAATAGTGTGTGGTCAAATTAGGTGCAAGTTGAGGTGATCCAGAAGAGACAGAAGGCCAAGAAGGCAATGATGACTGCTGTCAAGAAATACCAGAAAGGTTGGTCAGGGGGATTGCGTTTTTGTAGTTTGCTATCAGTGGGCTCGAAAGATGCAAAGTGAAGCTCTTCTTTCCTTGCCCTTGGTTGCGTGTGACAAGGAACTGTTGTGATCCTCCCACTTACAGGAATGACCGACAAGTTGGATTTCTTGGaaggagaccaaaaggcagataCTTCTCAGAGTTCCAAGAAGGCCGTGAGCAACAAAGGGTAAATTGGCATCCGCTGTAGCGATCGTCAAATGCCACCCCAACTTAACGCTCAATTGAATTGGGACTGCTCCTTTCGTAGCCCGAGCGCCAAGAAAAAATTTAAGGACCAGAAGTTTGGCTTTGGGGGCAAGAAGAGTGGAAAGAAGTGGAACACAAAAGAAAGCCATGATGACGTTTCCAGCTTCCGCGCTAGAGTGGCCAATGCCAAGGGCCCAAAAGGAAAGAAAGGCAAAGGAGGCAAACAAAATGTAAGTTACACCAAAACTGCGCTCTGTGCACGTTAACGATGCTGACTTTGGTTTTCTTTCTTACAGAAACGTCCAGGGAAGTCTGCACGTAGAAAGATGAAGTCTCGCTCGTGAAACACCTCGTGGCTCTTTAGCAGGACTTCAGCTTGAGCTCTAAGTGGATTTGCGTACATCAAAGACTTCtttttgacattttgctcaAACGGCCCTCCGTCAAATTGGGACTGGTTTAGGAGGAACGTGGCAGAATCATCAGGCCGCATCCAGGGAGGAAGACTTTACAACCGCATGATTTCAATTCTTAGTTTGATTTCCTCTAGAAAAGATTTTTGAACCCAACTGAGTTGTACAGGTTATAGGTTAGAATGGTGGAGGagattttgaaatgatttctaTCGGTCTTATCACATCTACCTGTTTGGTAGTTTCATTTTGAAAAGCGCAGGACAGACTCTTGGTGCTTGGTGATGTCTGAGCTGTGTCGGAAGAAATTAAATCTGTTGTCTGTGCGATTTGCTGGGATCTGTGGACAAAACAAATATAGTTGAAAGCAATAGCAAAATATCCTCTTGAGACCTCCtcaccagggctgtggacacccATCCAATCTCCTGACTTTCAGTCAATGGCATTGCATATTTCTTTGTGGGTTCCTGGCGAGCTTTGTGGAATGCTTCAATGAAGTCCGCTTGAGAAAAGGAAAGCCTATGATCAGCAATATTCTCGACAACATGATTATTTTCCCCCTTGCCTTCAAAGGAGCTGCATCCCCAGAATATCATTTTGGAAGCCAGGATGTGTACGAATTGGACAGTCTGAGTAGTTTAAGACGCATTTCCAGCCCGAGACACTAAAGTGATCATTCCTATTTTCACGGAGCCAGAATTCGACACAGCTCTTCAATTGAAACCCATTCAATGATTCAGGCACATCTTTTGCTGTGGCTGCTGATAAATACAATGAAAGCAAGAGGATGTTAAACTCACAGTTTTCTGGAATCACTTCTTGTGGTTTCCTGCACATAGGTTTGTCCGGTAGAACGTGCACTGAAAGTCACAATCAAAGTCAAATAGGAGAAAACACACCACtgacacttgtgtgtgtgtgtgattacctGCTTGCCAAACGTCTGATATACTAATACAACGGAGCGTTCGGTAAAAGCAGATGTGACTTACACTTTCGGTATGGGTTGATGCTAAACTCAGTGTGGAGTCtttgttgtctttgttctttccggATCATCTCCACGTAAATTGCATTCTGGTGGACCCAATCTTTTTCCTTTGCTTGCATTTAGCAAAACCAACCAGCTCTCAATTGATAGAATAGAAAGTTCACCTCTGATCCGTGAAGCTACTTTTGTCCGGAGCGTGCACCGTTGCCTAGCAACAGAAAGCTCACCCCGCTGCCGCAATAACCACTTTCGGCCACACGATGAGGCTGCACGCTCAGCATTGAGCATTTctgtgtggggtgtgtgtgtgtgaccagaGCCATATCATGGAAAAggctctttttgttttttagcttttaaatacattttattgtgcacttgAAGTCTCCAGGATTGTAGAAAATGTAACCTAATACCTCCAAGTGTTGCAGAGATACTTTTACAATCGTTTGGGGGATAGTTGCAGATGAATTGCATCAAAGGTGCAGATGTTTTCTTGATAATAATGGATTCGTTAGCTTCTCGCTAATGCttgacatcttttaatcaatcaaaaggTTTGCGGCACAAGTAAACTCTATCTCggctaaaaaactacaaatatgccTGACCGTGGTTCCGTGTTGCGGCTCATTGGCTGAGTCTTAATTGTTGAGGTATCCAAATAATCGTGCATTTGTCAATGAACCACTGAGAGCAAGTGCAACATGATGAGAACTGTCCCACTCTTAATTGCAGTTACCAAAGAATGTAGACCTCCAAGACAAGTATTCGTCACTACAGAAGTAAATGTGGAATCATTTGGTACGTCGCTTTAATGTCTGTTCCACATCTGTCCTTGTTAGCTCAGATGCATTTTTCATGATGAAATAGGCACCCTCCTTGATGACGACGGTCCATTTCAAATTCACGTGCTATTTCAAAGACGGCTTCTCTAGGCAGCAAGAGCCTTCTGTCCCTCTTTGAAATTATAATAGGGCCAGGTGGAATTACAGATGCAGGTGAGGACAGGGCGGGGGAGTCACGGCTGCAGGTTGAtgcggcggcgacggcggctGCTGCGCTTCTCAATAGGATGAAAGAAAAAGCCGAGTGAGTGACAGAAGGCTGGGATGGAGAAATGAATGCAACAATGGATGCAACTTGGACATAGCTAACTCTTTGGATGATGAAATACAACCTTAAAAGATGTCATGAAGGTGAAAGAAGAATATCAAATCAATCCAAAAATGATGGAGGAATGAGATGCA from Syngnathus scovelli strain Florida chromosome 10, RoL_Ssco_1.2, whole genome shotgun sequence harbors:
- the ebna1bp2 gene encoding probable rRNA-processing protein EBP2 encodes the protein MVIASDIMELVEEDEMFSEDSEDEHGEMTDNVLQEAFVKGLLKPGMNVMVDKPHKFINNVAGMKQCLADLKKDLPWVERLDLTNPPVDDVISKLGGNMQSGSIGEVNADDDFQREMFFYRQAQATVLEALPLLNKHGIPTKRPDDYFAEMAKSDQQMQKIRKKLLSKQAAIEKSEKAKKLREQRKFGKKVQVEVIQKRQKAKKAMMTAVKKYQKGMTDKLDFLEGDQKADTSQSSKKAVSNKGPSAKKKFKDQKFGFGGKKSGKKWNTKESHDDVSSFRARVANAKGPKGKKGKGGKQNKRPGKSARRKMKSRS
- the cfap144 gene encoding cilia- and flagella-associated protein 144, whose protein sequence is MQAKEKDWVHQNAIYVEMIRKEQRQQRLHTEFSINPYRKLHVLPDKPMCRKPQEVIPENSDFIEAFHKARQEPTKKYAMPLTESQEIGWVSTALIPANRTDNRFNFFRHSSDITKHQESVLRFSK